A stretch of the Actinoalloteichus fjordicus genome encodes the following:
- a CDS encoding YncE family protein: MRPAPPSIRPARSVKTTAAPRRLVAALTAGTALLTGCSFGMADEIVGDDPLPVSATAGPADSPDQTGTPAGEVLPLDDGVVTALRVDASSRTLTAALPDPPRLLLHDLDDLEAEPREIALPGPAASLEPAEDGGLQAPIPDAETLVRVDLDTGTAEEAPLAPAAVSTAESAGTTILAHQEGTVGLLDEAGDHREVPGFAGVTDVLTVGDTVFALDRVESSLVEVNLPETRRGLALRAGEGATNAVVDRFDRVIVTETRSGELLVFSTDPFLLRQRYPVPGGPYAVAYDEQRDLAWVTLTETNELVGYDVAGGEPVERHRFPSVGQPNSVTVDQDTGTVVVGSATGEGIQVVRP, translated from the coding sequence ATGCGACCAGCTCCGCCCTCGATCCGGCCCGCCCGATCAGTCAAGACCACCGCCGCACCGCGTCGGCTCGTCGCGGCTCTGACTGCCGGCACGGCCCTGCTGACCGGCTGTTCCTTCGGCATGGCGGACGAGATCGTCGGCGACGACCCGCTGCCAGTCTCGGCGACGGCAGGCCCGGCGGACTCCCCCGACCAGACCGGCACGCCTGCGGGAGAGGTGCTCCCCCTCGACGACGGCGTCGTCACCGCCCTGCGTGTCGACGCCTCGAGCAGGACGCTCACCGCCGCGCTGCCCGACCCGCCGCGTCTGCTGCTGCACGACCTCGACGACCTCGAGGCCGAGCCGCGCGAGATCGCGCTCCCCGGACCGGCCGCGAGCCTCGAGCCCGCCGAGGACGGCGGCCTGCAGGCCCCGATCCCCGATGCGGAGACACTCGTGCGGGTCGATCTCGACACCGGCACGGCCGAGGAGGCTCCGCTGGCCCCCGCAGCGGTCTCGACCGCCGAGTCGGCCGGGACGACGATCCTGGCGCACCAGGAGGGCACGGTCGGGCTCCTCGACGAGGCGGGCGACCATCGGGAGGTCCCCGGCTTCGCGGGCGTCACCGACGTCCTCACGGTCGGCGACACCGTCTTCGCCCTCGATCGGGTGGAGAGTTCCCTGGTCGAGGTGAATCTGCCAGAGACTCGGCGAGGGCTGGCCCTGCGCGCGGGCGAGGGCGCCACGAACGCCGTCGTCGACCGATTCGACCGGGTCATCGTCACCGAGACTCGATCCGGTGAGCTGTTGGTGTTCTCCACGGACCCGTTCCTGCTCAGGCAGCGCTATCCCGTCCCCGGCGGACCCTATGCAGTGGCCTACGACGAGCAGCGCGACCTGGCCTGGGTGACGCTGACCGAGACCAACGAACTGGTCGGCTACGACGTCGCGGGCGGGGAGCCGGTCGAGCGCCACCGCTTCCCGAGCGTGGGCCAACCGAACTCCGTCACCGTGGATCAGGACACCGGAACAGTGGTGGTGGGCTCCGCCACCGGAGAAGGGATACAGGTGGTGCGTCCGTGA
- a CDS encoding DUF5703 family protein, with product MSDEAVIEGDWEYRPLRLPPGVSRRTAAVQLAIHAEFAGWELARVLLFGDGTRKVWLRRRRSAVGIPGLFT from the coding sequence GTGAGCGACGAGGCCGTCATCGAGGGAGACTGGGAGTATCGGCCGCTGCGCCTGCCGCCGGGTGTCTCCCGGCGCACCGCAGCCGTCCAACTCGCCATCCATGCCGAGTTCGCGGGCTGGGAACTGGCCCGCGTGCTGCTGTTCGGTGACGGCACCCGCAAGGTCTGGCTACGGCGGCGACGCAGCGCAGTGGGAATTCCCGGCCTGTTCACCTGA
- a CDS encoding M20/M25/M40 family metallo-hydrolase, with product MSTHGDITSGLGVVEDDAVRLTSELIRIDTTNTGDPDTVVGERAAAEYVAEQLGEVGYDPTYVESGDRPGRGNVFVRLPGADPSRGALLVHGHLDVVPADASEWSVHPFSGAVQDGYVWGRGAVDMKDMLGMSLALARRFKRENIVPPRDIIFAFLADEEAGGLQGSQWLVANRPDLFEGATEAISEVGGFSVTFKDGVRSYLVETAEKGIAWLKLKVRARAGHGSMIHEDNAVTKLAAAVTRLGTHRFPIVLTDSVREFLAGVTEITGWDFPEDDLDGAIGKLGAISRIVGATLRDTANPTMLTAGYKANVIPSVAEATVDCRVLPGRQEAFERELAEILGPDVEREWVSLPPVETSFDGALVDAMTASITAEDPGSHVLPYMLSGGTDAKAFQKLGIRCFGFAPLQLPADLDFASLFHGVDERVPVDALKFGTRVLNRFLLSS from the coding sequence GTGAGCACCCATGGAGACATCACCAGCGGGCTCGGCGTCGTCGAGGACGATGCGGTCCGGCTGACGAGCGAGCTGATCCGTATCGACACCACCAACACGGGCGATCCTGACACCGTGGTGGGGGAGCGGGCCGCGGCCGAATACGTCGCCGAACAGCTGGGCGAGGTGGGTTACGACCCCACCTATGTCGAGTCGGGGGATCGGCCGGGGCGGGGCAACGTGTTCGTACGGCTGCCGGGCGCTGATCCGAGTCGGGGAGCGCTGCTCGTTCACGGCCATCTCGACGTCGTGCCCGCCGATGCCTCGGAGTGGTCGGTGCACCCGTTCTCCGGCGCTGTGCAGGACGGCTACGTCTGGGGCCGCGGCGCGGTGGACATGAAGGACATGCTGGGCATGTCGCTGGCGCTGGCCCGCAGGTTCAAGCGGGAGAACATCGTTCCCCCGCGCGACATCATCTTCGCTTTCCTCGCGGACGAGGAAGCCGGCGGTCTCCAGGGCTCCCAATGGCTGGTGGCGAATCGACCCGACCTCTTCGAGGGTGCCACCGAGGCGATCAGCGAAGTCGGTGGTTTCTCGGTCACCTTCAAGGACGGGGTGCGGAGCTATCTCGTCGAGACGGCGGAGAAGGGCATCGCCTGGCTCAAGCTGAAGGTGCGGGCCCGAGCGGGCCACGGCTCGATGATTCACGAGGACAACGCGGTCACCAAGCTGGCCGCTGCCGTCACTCGGCTGGGCACCCACCGCTTCCCGATCGTGTTGACCGACTCGGTGCGGGAGTTCCTCGCGGGCGTCACGGAGATCACCGGCTGGGACTTCCCCGAGGACGACCTCGACGGCGCGATCGGCAAGCTCGGGGCGATCTCGCGGATCGTGGGGGCGACGCTGCGGGACACCGCCAACCCCACCATGCTCACGGCGGGTTACAAGGCGAACGTGATTCCCTCGGTGGCCGAGGCAACGGTGGACTGCCGGGTTCTGCCGGGCAGGCAGGAGGCTTTCGAGAGGGAGCTCGCGGAGATCCTCGGCCCGGACGTCGAGCGAGAGTGGGTCAGCCTTCCTCCGGTGGAGACCTCGTTCGACGGGGCGTTGGTCGATGCGATGACGGCATCGATCACTGCGGAGGACCCCGGCTCGCACGTGCTGCCCTACATGCTCTCCGGCGGCACCGACGCGAAGGCCTTCCAGAAGCTCGGCATCCGGTGCTTCGGGTTCGCCCCGCTCCAGCTCCCCGCCGATCTCGACTTCGCCTCGCTGTTCCACGGGGTGGACGAGCGGGTGCCGGTGGACGCGCTGAAGTTCGGCACTCGGGTGCTCAACCGCTTCCTGCTCTCCAGCTGA
- a CDS encoding recombinase family protein translates to MTDEISNPWAVLDDLLGVDVVESTDVGIGPVAFYGRCSTEDNQDPETSHGWQVGTARKFVEPLGGVVAAEFFDIGQSRSVPWERRTDAARLLAELKNPNRGWSAVVVGEGTRCWFGNQFSLIAPKFAAYGVDLWVPELGGRFDPRNPSHKMLMSVLGGMSESERQHVQARVRAAMDAQVLNEGRHQGGRTPFGYTVVNAGPHPNPRKAVEGYRLRVLEIDGDAAEVVRRIFAEYLDGKGDRAIANGLNRAGIACPSARRPEQNRHRLADGWQGSTVRAILDNPKYTGYAVFGRWTRQETLIDPEDIAAGHVTRFRRARPDQVVRSRSMAHPPIVTVAEFTEAQVKRRAKSVGGLRTARKTERSGRATTRTYLFRGHIRCGICSRKMEGSPRKHGMYYRCPARTLAPGSPALAEHPPTIYVREDAIRDAVNGWIGELFAPANIGRTIRALVDSQGDRRQRSDHEHVRRRLAEAEAKLRRFQDAIGAGIDPAALVEPINQAQAERAAAHAELTDTPAPSTITDAEIHAMIDSLGDVGAALSEANPDRLADLYRELRLELRYENEKEAVYATTSPRVNSDCVRGGT, encoded by the coding sequence ATGACAGATGAAATCAGCAATCCATGGGCTGTCCTGGACGATCTGTTGGGCGTGGACGTCGTCGAGTCGACGGACGTCGGTATCGGGCCGGTGGCCTTCTACGGCCGGTGCTCGACAGAGGACAACCAGGACCCCGAGACGTCGCACGGCTGGCAGGTCGGCACCGCGCGGAAGTTCGTCGAGCCGCTCGGCGGGGTGGTGGCGGCCGAGTTCTTCGACATCGGGCAGTCCCGGTCGGTCCCGTGGGAACGCCGGACCGACGCGGCCCGCCTGCTGGCCGAGCTGAAGAACCCGAACCGTGGTTGGTCGGCGGTCGTGGTGGGGGAGGGGACCCGGTGTTGGTTCGGCAACCAGTTCTCGTTGATCGCGCCGAAGTTCGCCGCCTACGGGGTTGACCTCTGGGTTCCCGAACTCGGTGGCAGGTTCGACCCGCGCAACCCGTCACACAAGATGCTCATGAGCGTGCTCGGCGGCATGAGCGAATCCGAGCGGCAGCATGTTCAGGCTCGGGTTCGGGCGGCGATGGACGCGCAGGTGCTCAATGAGGGACGTCACCAAGGTGGGCGCACCCCGTTCGGGTACACGGTGGTGAACGCGGGTCCGCATCCGAACCCGCGTAAGGCGGTCGAGGGTTACCGCCTGCGGGTGCTGGAGATCGACGGGGATGCGGCCGAGGTCGTGCGGCGGATCTTCGCCGAGTACTTGGACGGGAAGGGGGATCGGGCGATCGCGAACGGGCTCAATCGTGCGGGCATTGCGTGTCCTTCGGCGCGACGACCGGAGCAGAATCGGCATCGGCTCGCGGATGGTTGGCAGGGAAGTACGGTCCGCGCGATTCTCGACAATCCGAAGTACACCGGTTATGCGGTGTTCGGCCGGTGGACTCGGCAGGAGACGCTGATCGATCCCGAGGACATCGCGGCCGGGCATGTCACCCGGTTCCGGCGGGCCAGGCCCGATCAGGTCGTGCGGTCACGCAGCATGGCGCATCCGCCGATCGTCACCGTGGCGGAGTTCACCGAAGCACAGGTGAAGCGCCGGGCCAAGTCCGTCGGCGGGCTGCGCACCGCCCGCAAGACCGAACGATCCGGCCGGGCGACGACACGGACCTACCTGTTCCGGGGGCACATCCGGTGCGGGATCTGCTCTCGGAAGATGGAGGGCAGTCCCCGCAAACACGGCATGTACTACCGGTGCCCGGCGCGCACGCTGGCTCCCGGCTCGCCCGCTCTCGCCGAGCATCCGCCCACGATCTACGTGCGAGAAGACGCCATCAGGGACGCGGTCAACGGGTGGATCGGCGAGCTGTTCGCCCCGGCCAACATCGGCCGCACGATCCGAGCGCTGGTCGACTCGCAAGGCGACCGCCGACAGCGAAGTGATCATGAACACGTTCGCCGGCGTCTCGCCGAGGCCGAGGCGAAGCTACGTCGGTTCCAGGACGCGATCGGCGCGGGAATCGACCCGGCCGCGCTGGTCGAGCCGATCAACCAGGCACAAGCCGAACGAGCAGCGGCACACGCGGAGCTGACCGACACCCCGGCACCGAGCACGATCACCGACGCCGAGATCCACGCCATGATCGACTCACTCGGCGATGTGGGAGCGGCCCTGTCCGAGGCGAACCCGGACCGGCTCGCCGATCTGTACCGGGAGCTGCGACTCGAACTTCGGTATGAAAACGAGAAAGAGGCCGTCTATGCGACGACCTCTCCACGGGTGAATAGTGATTGTGTCCGAGGGGGGACTTGA
- a CDS encoding FtsK/SpoIIIE domain-containing protein, with the protein MNGEKERKPGAALDRTSAAGPPVPFRARGRLLVARLVDRTRTSRLFRRILPTRRVGWQAVKDAVTWLLRFPLRIAGAVGRGLLAALRAWRRWVRVQDYRDAVEQAEKLAEKFVEIRALTLYRWRVTGITALAAVGGLVVVDLVAGPPALWSAVGAGLLALAVAGRRKDGAPGRTAALGGPRTLAWTMDPQVLVDAFRDAKLIGRDESLRLVERATHSGGGWSITVDLPATRKAADVLKHRDALASALAVDEVQLVAERVRGRGGHAGRVFLWVADVDPYSGPPFSSPLVRAETWDAWRPVPFGRDARRRKVDLPLVWTSLLVGAIPRQGKTMAVRLAAAGFILDAFARLYVFDGKGGKDWRAAEAVAHRFVCGDDQAHAEAVRDGLVELVAEVQSRYARMAELDDETCPESKITPQLSRDPAHRMPITAVVLDEVQVFLDNPTKLTMGERGTTLGEYIADLLAYLARKGPAAGIIVVLATQRPDSQTIPSRLRSVLGTRFALRVMDWRDSNIVLGDQMNTRGYDASTLLPSHKGVGILRPGGETDAGADAVALTVRTFYLTNAEWRAVCTRGRVLREIAGTLSGHAAGEDTVRGIDSAAVTDALSAGPVSWNAERLPEPLRGVVEFLGEELRPGGRRFVPTAELTDALDVEPSVFARQMGELGCRPTRQYVPEGDGVRRVRGYLTAEIRDAVDRVRAGEISPTEDDVDGEA; encoded by the coding sequence ATGAACGGAGAGAAGGAGAGGAAGCCGGGCGCCGCGCTGGACCGAACCTCGGCGGCCGGCCCGCCGGTTCCGTTTCGGGCTCGCGGTCGTCTGCTGGTCGCGCGGCTGGTCGACCGCACCCGCACTTCCCGACTGTTCCGGAGAATCCTCCCCACCCGGCGGGTGGGATGGCAGGCGGTCAAGGATGCCGTGACGTGGCTGCTTCGGTTTCCGCTGCGGATCGCCGGGGCGGTCGGCCGAGGCCTGCTGGCCGCGCTGCGGGCGTGGCGCCGCTGGGTACGGGTGCAGGACTACCGGGACGCGGTCGAGCAGGCCGAGAAGCTGGCAGAGAAGTTCGTCGAGATCCGCGCGCTGACGCTGTATCGCTGGCGCGTCACGGGGATCACGGCGCTCGCCGCTGTCGGCGGCCTGGTGGTCGTCGACCTCGTGGCGGGGCCGCCGGCGCTGTGGAGTGCGGTCGGGGCGGGCCTGCTCGCCCTGGCCGTGGCCGGCCGTCGGAAGGACGGCGCACCGGGCCGCACGGCGGCGCTGGGCGGACCGCGCACGCTCGCCTGGACGATGGATCCACAGGTGTTGGTCGACGCCTTCCGGGACGCGAAGCTGATCGGCCGAGACGAGTCGCTGCGGCTGGTCGAGCGCGCCACCCATAGTGGCGGCGGGTGGTCGATCACGGTCGACCTGCCCGCCACCCGCAAGGCGGCCGACGTGCTCAAGCATCGGGACGCGCTGGCCTCGGCGTTGGCGGTGGACGAGGTGCAGCTCGTGGCCGAGCGAGTGCGCGGCCGAGGCGGCCACGCCGGGCGGGTGTTCCTCTGGGTCGCCGACGTCGACCCTTACAGCGGTCCGCCGTTCTCCTCCCCGTTGGTGCGGGCGGAGACCTGGGACGCCTGGCGGCCGGTGCCCTTCGGGCGGGACGCGCGACGGCGCAAGGTCGACCTCCCGTTGGTGTGGACGTCGCTACTGGTCGGTGCGATTCCTCGACAGGGCAAGACGATGGCGGTCCGCCTGGCCGCAGCGGGGTTCATCCTGGACGCCTTCGCCCGGCTGTACGTCTTCGACGGCAAGGGCGGGAAGGACTGGCGGGCGGCCGAGGCCGTCGCCCATCGGTTCGTCTGCGGCGACGACCAGGCGCACGCCGAGGCCGTGCGAGACGGCCTGGTCGAACTCGTGGCGGAGGTGCAGTCCCGCTACGCGCGCATGGCCGAACTCGACGATGAGACGTGTCCCGAGTCGAAGATCACGCCGCAGCTCTCCCGTGATCCCGCCCATCGGATGCCGATCACGGCTGTGGTCCTCGACGAGGTGCAGGTCTTTCTCGACAACCCCACGAAGCTGACGATGGGGGAGCGGGGGACGACGCTCGGCGAGTACATCGCGGACCTGCTGGCCTACCTCGCTCGGAAGGGGCCTGCCGCCGGGATCATCGTCGTACTCGCCACGCAGCGACCCGACTCCCAGACCATCCCGTCTCGACTCCGGTCGGTGCTCGGCACTCGGTTCGCCCTGCGGGTGATGGACTGGCGGGACTCCAACATCGTGCTCGGCGACCAGATGAACACCCGTGGCTATGACGCCTCCACGCTGCTGCCGAGTCACAAGGGAGTCGGCATCCTCCGGCCGGGCGGGGAGACCGACGCGGGTGCGGACGCCGTCGCGTTGACGGTGCGGACCTTCTATCTGACGAACGCCGAGTGGCGGGCCGTCTGCACACGCGGCCGGGTGCTGCGGGAGATCGCGGGCACCCTGTCCGGTCACGCGGCCGGAGAGGACACGGTGCGCGGGATCGACTCGGCGGCCGTGACGGACGCACTCAGCGCGGGGCCGGTGAGCTGGAACGCCGAGCGGCTGCCCGAACCGTTGCGGGGTGTCGTCGAGTTCCTGGGCGAGGAACTTCGCCCCGGCGGTCGACGCTTCGTGCCGACCGCCGAACTCACCGACGCACTCGACGTGGAGCCGAGCGTGTTCGCCCGGCAGATGGGCGAACTGGGCTGCCGACCCACCCGGCAGTACGTCCCGGAGGGGGACGGCGTGCGGCGGGTGCGCGGGTACCTGACGGCGGAGATCCGGGACGCGGTCGACCGGGTACGAGCTGGTGAAATCAGCCCGACCGAGGATGATGTGGACGGTGAGGCGTGA
- a CDS encoding WhiB family transcriptional regulator produces MTGDQWDDVLRCLAEFDPVPSDVLRHAVERDGLCHTTHREGDPPEPDTADDPDRALAAHFCAGCPVQDECLALELHTAGAETHGIWGGFAEDDRRALHHIWARHRFADSETSDHEGGSLS; encoded by the coding sequence ATGACCGGCGACCAGTGGGACGACGTCCTTCGCTGCCTGGCCGAGTTCGACCCGGTGCCCTCCGACGTCCTTCGGCACGCCGTTGAGCGCGACGGCCTCTGCCACACGACGCACCGCGAAGGCGACCCGCCAGAACCCGACACCGCCGACGACCCGGATCGCGCGCTGGCCGCCCACTTCTGCGCGGGCTGCCCGGTCCAGGACGAGTGCCTGGCACTCGAACTTCACACCGCCGGGGCCGAGACCCACGGCATCTGGGGCGGCTTCGCCGAGGACGACCGGCGCGCGCTGCACCACATCTGGGCTCGACACCGCTTCGCCGACTCCGAGACCTCCGACCACGAAGGGGGATCACTGTCATGA
- a CDS encoding helix-turn-helix domain-containing protein — protein sequence MAIRLPESGRETHYSVRQTAWVLNVQPAQVSRAVRLGALRARWRDGCPRIPATELVRLLGERHLSTDGGDA from the coding sequence GTGGCTATTCGCCTGCCCGAATCCGGGCGAGAAACGCACTACTCCGTCCGTCAGACCGCCTGGGTTCTGAACGTCCAGCCCGCCCAGGTATCGCGCGCCGTTCGACTCGGCGCACTGCGTGCGCGGTGGCGCGACGGCTGTCCCCGAATCCCCGCGACCGAACTCGTTCGGCTGCTCGGCGAGCGCCACCTCTCCACAGACGGCGGTGACGCCTGA
- a CDS encoding helix-turn-helix domain-containing protein: MSEDWAAVAKAIDERVHELGWRQRELAERSHVSQAIVRELQHHTVERRRSPRTLESLSVTLGWHPQHLDAVVHGRTPSEVDEPVTDPADTVWSRLEGIETRLAEITERLDDLHTDLSTVVQHVRDSKK, from the coding sequence GTGTCGGAAGACTGGGCGGCAGTCGCCAAGGCGATTGACGAGCGTGTGCACGAGCTGGGCTGGCGCCAGCGGGAACTCGCGGAGCGTTCGCACGTCTCGCAGGCGATCGTCCGCGAGCTTCAGCACCACACCGTCGAGCGCAGACGCAGCCCGCGCACCCTCGAATCCCTGTCGGTGACGCTGGGCTGGCACCCGCAACACCTGGACGCCGTCGTTCACGGCCGCACGCCGTCCGAAGTGGACGAACCCGTGACCGACCCGGCCGACACGGTCTGGTCGCGCCTGGAAGGCATCGAGACCCGGCTTGCCGAGATCACCGAACGACTCGACGATCTGCACACCGATCTGTCGACGGTGGTACAGCACGTCCGCGACTCGAAGAAATGA
- a CDS encoding transcriptional regulator, whose translation MARPTGWTGASACALQAALRLSNESFAARLGIAVRTVAGWHQKSTTRPRPEMQQLLDTTLEQADQAVRERFAALSARPETPAQLSPAEPARQAEPVSAEALRRLDSDHGINDALAWLDDHAGWEPGTARRAVAERLAALDVRELRDRGSRRGRVDQRRIAHALAAYYRDVVEDHGRYTVRHDGGAETETSILTRPGWLDLNCSLTTGGDRLAVDGTPAAALRLDAEAADHGVRRLAETLALDIRLTDMPLYRLTGTAVDQGGIGGTLALSRFVEYACTMDLLEGELVDALATGAPVEPGSLPLRDRHLPDLASVLDLAGRLCAGGTLALCAIARPADPFRGPADYVLLVQERSGHVVNAARRLAVIPKGFHQPMTDVRADARLGATLRREMEEELFGREDIDNTVSDQRRADPMHPSRLSAPMRWLSEEFGRLRMECTGFGLNLVSGNFEFAGVIVVDDEDFWTRFGGEIEANWESHGLRQYSSLDSGLISELIGEVAWSNEGLFAMLQGLRRLSEIGGDRVNLPAMNWEVRE comes from the coding sequence ATGGCGCGGCCGACCGGCTGGACCGGCGCGAGCGCGTGCGCCTTACAGGCCGCGTTGCGCCTGAGCAACGAGTCGTTCGCCGCCCGATTGGGAATCGCCGTGCGCACGGTCGCGGGCTGGCATCAGAAGTCGACGACTCGCCCCCGCCCGGAGATGCAACAGCTCCTCGACACGACGTTGGAACAAGCAGACCAGGCCGTGCGGGAGCGCTTCGCCGCGCTCAGCGCCCGGCCGGAGACCCCCGCGCAGCTCTCTCCCGCCGAGCCCGCTCGACAGGCCGAACCGGTCTCCGCCGAGGCGCTGCGGCGGCTGGACTCCGACCACGGCATCAACGACGCGCTCGCATGGCTCGACGACCATGCGGGGTGGGAACCCGGCACGGCACGCCGTGCGGTCGCCGAGCGGCTGGCAGCACTCGACGTCCGGGAGCTTCGGGACCGAGGCAGCCGACGCGGCAGGGTCGACCAGCGCCGCATCGCCCACGCGCTGGCCGCCTACTACCGCGATGTCGTCGAGGATCACGGCCGCTACACCGTCCGACACGACGGCGGCGCCGAGACCGAGACGAGCATCCTGACCCGACCGGGCTGGCTGGACCTGAACTGTTCCCTGACCACCGGAGGGGACCGCCTCGCCGTAGACGGCACCCCGGCTGCCGCGCTTCGCCTGGATGCCGAGGCTGCTGACCACGGGGTGCGCCGACTCGCGGAGACACTGGCGCTCGACATCCGGCTCACCGACATGCCGCTGTATCGCCTGACCGGGACCGCCGTCGACCAGGGCGGCATCGGCGGAACACTCGCCCTGTCCCGCTTCGTCGAGTACGCCTGCACCATGGACCTTCTGGAAGGCGAACTGGTCGACGCCCTCGCCACCGGGGCACCGGTAGAGCCCGGCAGCCTCCCCCTGCGGGATCGACACCTGCCGGATCTCGCCTCGGTACTCGATCTCGCCGGACGTCTCTGCGCGGGCGGCACGCTGGCGTTGTGCGCGATCGCGCGACCAGCCGACCCGTTTCGCGGACCGGCCGACTACGTCTTGCTGGTGCAGGAACGCTCCGGCCACGTCGTCAACGCCGCTCGGCGGCTCGCCGTCATCCCGAAGGGCTTCCACCAGCCCATGACCGACGTGCGGGCGGATGCCCGGCTGGGTGCCACGCTGCGGCGGGAGATGGAAGAGGAGCTGTTCGGCCGAGAGGACATCGACAACACGGTGTCCGATCAACGGCGAGCCGATCCGATGCACCCCAGCCGACTGTCCGCCCCGATGCGCTGGCTGTCGGAGGAGTTCGGGCGGCTCCGGATGGAGTGCACGGGGTTCGGTCTGAACCTCGTCAGCGGCAATTTCGAGTTCGCCGGAGTGATCGTCGTGGATGACGAAGATTTCTGGACACGCTTCGGCGGTGAGATCGAGGCCAACTGGGAATCGCACGGTCTTCGGCAGTATTCGAGCCTGGACAGTGGATTGATCTCGGAGCTGATCGGTGAGGTAGCGTGGAGCAATGAGGGCCTGTTCGCAATGTTGCAAGGCCTTCGGAGGTTGAGTGAGATCGGCGGGGACCGCGTGAACCTGCCCGCGATGAACTGGGAGGTGCGGGAGTGA
- a CDS encoding signal peptidase I has product MTARWQHGNANDDTQETRGWLLGHFINPTKDIRSTTDVEVKWANHPAGDKRAEWTTDDQRTTLLLMVQGEFRLDLTDGSVTLAKPGDYVLWGPGIDHSWEALADSVVITVRWPSLPT; this is encoded by the coding sequence GTGACGGCCCGCTGGCAACACGGAAACGCCAACGATGACACCCAGGAGACCCGTGGTTGGCTGCTCGGCCACTTCATCAATCCCACCAAGGACATTCGCTCGACGACCGACGTCGAGGTGAAATGGGCGAACCACCCGGCGGGCGACAAGCGCGCCGAGTGGACCACCGACGACCAGCGAACGACCCTGCTGTTGATGGTGCAGGGCGAATTCCGGCTGGATCTCACCGACGGCAGTGTCACCCTGGCCAAGCCCGGTGACTACGTGCTCTGGGGACCGGGCATCGACCACTCGTGGGAAGCCCTCGCCGATTCCGTGGTCATCACGGTGCGCTGGCCGTCGCTGCCCACCTGA